Genomic segment of Rhodospirillales bacterium:
TCAACTTTGCAGCCCTTGGCCTCGGCAATGCGTTCCAGATTGTCAGCCGGAGAATCGTCGAGCCGGATGAGGCCTTCCGGATAGCCGGGGCCAACCGCAAGCTTTTCCATGTACACATCCGGAGCGTGCAGCAGACTTCCGCGTGCCCCCGCAGCGAGGACTGCCAACGCACCGGGCGCGTCGGTAGCGCAGATGGTCGTGCCTTCCAGCGGATCGACCGCGATGTCGAGCTCCGGCCCTGTCCCGGCCCCGACGGCTTCACCGACATAGAGCATGGGGGCAGAATCGCGTTCTCCCTCGCCAATGACGACGGTTCCCGACATCGGCACGGACTGGAGTTGCCGCCGCATCGCATCCACTGCGGCCTGGTCCGCCGCTTTCTCGTCGCCACGGCCTCGCCACGCCGCCGCCGCCATGGCCGCTGCCTCGGTCGCCCGAAGAAGATCATCCAGGAGCCCGTGCATGACGCCTGGGGCCGAAGGAGTCACGCAGCGCCCCGCGCGGTCCGAACGCCAACGTCCGAGCGATCCAGAAATTGTCGAATGTTGCGGCAGGCCTGCCGGATGCGCTGTTCGTTTTCCACCAGGCTGATCCGGACCCAGCCCTCCCCGCCCAGACCGAAGCCCGCACCCGGTGACACCGCGACCCGGGCCTCCGCCAGCAGCTCCTTTGCGAAAGCGAGGCTGCCTGCACCCTGGAATGCCGTCGGCAGCCGCGCCCACACGAACATCGTCGCGACCGGCGGATCGACATCCCAACCGGCGCGCTGCAATCCGCCCACCAACGTGTCTCGGCGGCGGCGGTAGATTGCGCGGACCGAATCGACGTATTCCTGAGGGCCATTGAGCGCTGCGGTCGCTGCCACCTGAATCGGCGTGAAGGCGCCGTAGTCCAAGTAGGACTTGATTCGAGTCAACGTGGCGACAAGGTGCGGGTTGCCGGCAGCGAACCCGATTCTCCAGCCAGGCATCGAGTAGGTCTTGCTCAGCGAGGTGAACTCGACTGCAAGCTCCTTGGCACCCGGCACTTGCAGGATTGACGGCGGCGGTGGATCATCAAAGTAAATCTCAGCGTAGGCGAGATCGGACAGGATCCAGACTTCGTGTCGCCGACAGAGGTCCACGATGGCCTCCAAGACCTCAAGCCCCACCACTGTGGCCGTCGGATTCGCAGGAAAGTTCACCGTGACCGCCTTGACTCGGCCGGCGCCAGCCTCCAGCGCCTTCGCCAGCTCGGTAACGAAGTTGCGACCGGGCCCGACGGGCACGCCGCGGATGCCAGCCCCCGCCAGCACGAACCCGTACGGATGAATTGGATAGCTGGGATCGGGGACCAGGACGAGATCCCCAGGCTCGGTGATCGCGGTGGCCAAGTGGGCAAAACCTTCCTTGGATCCCAATGCCACGATTACCTCGCGCTCGGGATCCAGCGTGACGTCGAACCGACGCTGGTAATAGCCCGCTACCGCTCGCCGGAGACCGCGGATACCGCGCGAGGCGGAATAACGGTGCACGCGCGGATTCCGAACCGTCTCGATGAGCTTCTCGACAACATGATCCGGGGGTGCGAGATCGGGATTGCCCATCCCAAGATCGATGACGTCCTCGCCG
This window contains:
- the glpX gene encoding class II fructose-bisphosphatase: MTPSAPGVMHGLLDDLLRATEAAAMAAAAWRGRGDEKAADQAAVDAMRRQLQSVPMSGTVVIGEGERDSAPMLYVGEAVGAGTGPELDIAVDPLEGTTICATDAPGALAVLAAGARGSLLHAPDVYMEKLAVGPGYPEGLIRLDDSPADNLERIAEAKGCKVEDVTVCVLRRDRHADLVYAVRETGARLRLISDGDVAAIIQVADSASPVDVYMGVGGAPEGVLAAAALACTGGAMLGRLVFRDDSERARAARVGIRDFDRVYDRSELASAGTVLIVTGVTDGPLVQGPRQAANFVACDSRVYASDGRWERRQATYPVPA
- a CDS encoding aminotransferase class I/II-fold pyridoxal phosphate-dependent enzyme; this encodes MKQIPSPREFERIQALPPYVFAEVNAMKDAARAAGEDVIDLGMGNPDLAPPDHVVEKLIETVRNPRVHRYSASRGIRGLRRAVAGYYQRRFDVTLDPEREVIVALGSKEGFAHLATAITEPGDLVLVPDPSYPIHPYGFVLAGAGIRGVPVGPGRNFVTELAKALEAGAGRVKAVTVNFPANPTATVVGLEVLEAIVDLCRRHEVWILSDLAYAEIYFDDPPPPSILQVPGAKELAVEFTSLSKTYSMPGWRIGFAAGNPHLVATLTRIKSYLDYGAFTPIQVAATAALNGPQEYVDSVRAIYRRRRDTLVGGLQRAGWDVDPPVATMFVWARLPTAFQGAGSLAFAKELLAEARVAVSPGAGFGLGGEGWVRISLVENEQRIRQACRNIRQFLDRSDVGVRTARGAA